One Pseudoalteromonas sp. UG3-2 DNA window includes the following coding sequences:
- a CDS encoding Hpt domain-containing protein: MYIEIDEEALENMKMLLGEQFEETVIFCCSEFERLESELMLNLNKDKEAAIRHAHSLKSNALQFGAKSLSEVARTIEHGLASGDEAATTEALDKLAHQVAGSKTRLQQWLTA, from the coding sequence ATGTACATCGAAATTGATGAAGAAGCACTTGAGAACATGAAAATGTTACTTGGGGAGCAGTTCGAGGAAACCGTGATTTTCTGTTGCTCTGAGTTTGAGCGCTTGGAGTCAGAATTGATGCTGAATTTAAACAAAGACAAAGAAGCCGCAATTCGTCATGCTCATAGCTTAAAGTCCAATGCTCTACAGTTTGGTGCCAAGAGCTTGAGCGAGGTGGCCCGGACTATCGAACATGGCCTTGCTTCGGGCGATGAAGCTGCCACCACAGAAGCCCTTGATAAGCTGGCACACCAAGTCGCAGGCTCCAAAACTAGGCTGCAACAATGGCTAACGGCTTAA
- a CDS encoding pyridoxal phosphate-dependent aminotransferase: protein MLQITKSNKLNGVSYDIRGPVLEQAKKMEDEGMKVLKLNVGNPAAFGFDMPEDMHRDIIKNLYSAQGYCDSKGLYSARVAVYQYYQQKAFPNISVDNIFIGNGVSELIQMTTQALLNDGDEVLIPAPDYPLWTAAVKLSGGNPVHYLCDEQQDWFPDLEDIKSKITSKTKALVLINPNNPTGAVYDKTLLEALIDIAREHQLLLLSDEIYEKILYDGAEHFSIASLCDDIPVITFNGLAKTYRAAGIRMGWMVLSGKQSAMLDLITGLEMLASMRLCANVPAQFAIQQALGGIQSIDQLIEPGGRLYQQRDIAYQGLNAIEGISCVKPKGALYAFPKVDTKRFNIKNDERMVLDLLKEEKILFVHGRAFNWPSADHFRLVFLPHKDDLAPAMERIKHFFDHYRQ from the coding sequence ATGCTACAAATAACAAAAAGTAATAAATTAAATGGGGTGAGCTACGATATTCGTGGCCCAGTGTTAGAACAAGCTAAAAAAATGGAAGACGAAGGCATGAAGGTGCTGAAGTTAAATGTTGGCAATCCAGCAGCATTTGGCTTCGATATGCCTGAAGATATGCACCGTGACATCATTAAAAACCTCTATTCAGCACAAGGTTATTGTGACTCTAAGGGGTTATATTCTGCGCGGGTCGCGGTGTATCAATATTACCAGCAAAAAGCTTTTCCCAATATCAGTGTTGACAATATCTTCATCGGTAATGGCGTCAGTGAGCTGATTCAAATGACCACTCAGGCGCTGTTAAATGATGGCGATGAAGTGTTGATCCCTGCGCCCGATTACCCACTTTGGACTGCTGCGGTTAAGCTTTCTGGTGGCAATCCTGTGCATTATTTGTGTGATGAGCAGCAAGACTGGTTTCCTGATTTAGAAGACATTAAAAGTAAGATCACCAGTAAGACCAAAGCCTTGGTGTTAATTAACCCCAATAACCCAACCGGAGCGGTGTACGATAAAACGCTCTTAGAGGCCTTGATAGATATTGCTCGAGAGCATCAGCTTTTGCTGCTTAGCGACGAAATCTACGAAAAAATTCTTTACGATGGCGCTGAGCATTTTTCAATCGCCAGCCTTTGTGACGATATCCCAGTGATCACCTTTAATGGTTTAGCCAAGACCTATCGTGCCGCAGGCATTCGTATGGGCTGGATGGTACTGAGCGGCAAGCAATCAGCCATGCTGGATTTAATCACCGGATTAGAAATGCTGGCCTCGATGCGGCTTTGTGCTAATGTCCCAGCACAGTTTGCGATACAACAAGCTCTGGGAGGCATTCAGTCAATTGATCAGTTGATTGAGCCCGGCGGGCGTTTATATCAACAGCGAGACATTGCTTATCAAGGATTAAATGCCATTGAGGGGATCAGTTGTGTCAAACCCAAAGGGGCACTTTATGCTTTCCCTAAGGTGGATACCAAACGCTTTAATATTAAAAACGACGAACGCATGGTGCTTGACCTGCTAAAAGAAGAAAAAATCTTATTCGTTCATGGTCGTGCTTTTAATTGGCCTAGTGCCGACCACTTCCGTTTGGTGTTTTTACCTCACAAAGATGATTTGGCACCGGCTATGGAGCGCATTAAGCACTTCTTTGATCATTACCGCCAGTAG
- a CDS encoding efflux RND transporter permease subunit: MQTREKGLIAWFARNPVAANLLMIFIIVGGLLTAFSIRKQMFPQYNSHWISVQAVYPGAAPQEVEEGITIKIEESMEGLEGIKRLITYSNRGYSQTWIEVDEKYDTKEVLDEVKMQVDAVSTFPSGMERPVVRHNKATQEVMWLSLNGDLSPYDLKELGNRIHEEMLSLPGVNLVRFDGGLDYEISVEISPDKMREYGLSFRDVASAVQSFSANMSAGQIRSENGYISMRVENQAYRGDEFRQLPLITLADGAQIRLGDVATIRDGFEEGLQYSKYNGKNSLVFEVSASKDQDITKVANVIKGYLDSKADILPQGVKLEPFIDLTYYLNGRLNMMLENMIWGGILVMLMLAMFLRVRLAFWVMMGLPVSFLGAFLMMPVGFLDVTINLASLFAFILVLGIVVDDAIVVGESAHSEIEKHGHSLDNVVRGVKRVAVPATFGVLTTVAAFLPQTFATGPTAAFSKAIGGVIILCLLFSLVESKLVLPAHLAAMKNKPSNPKNPFHRLREKMDGALQSFVENQYRPFIARCLHYRYTVIVGFLTILIVSAGMFAGGLVKFVANPKIPHDFPRIAIEMNLSSSENATLESIQKVEQMVLDVDKQIEQQYGQKMVRDYLVNMNGRTNANIMVILVEPDLRPIDTFALSALWREQMPLLPGVKSLNIQDSISNNGRDDGDISFRLEGKDKAELREVAAHLKEKLASLEGVGDINDSMQSATDEVQLELKPLAYSLGLTLADVASQVNFSYYGLEAQRILRDGEEIKVMIRYPQDHRDSISDIQDVRIVTPQGAEVPLIEVADVKLVDGVNRIRRENAKRTLNVWAAVNTDVAQPFEIAKQIRDEYLPSLLKNYPGVQSAIAGRVQEEMDSVAEQIRDFALSLMIIFALLAIPLRSYSQPLLIMSVIPFGVVGAVFGHMVLGMTMSSLSFFGIIAVAGVVVNDSLVMVDFVNKARAQGVSIMDAAVEAGCKRFRAILLTSLTTFIGLVPIILETSLQAQIVIPMAVSLAFGVLFATVITLVLIPCQYVALEDVKRLGRKWFKKGESEQPTEVVTNNSIK; this comes from the coding sequence ATGCAAACACGAGAAAAAGGCTTAATTGCTTGGTTTGCACGTAACCCTGTTGCTGCAAACCTATTAATGATATTCATCATTGTCGGTGGCTTACTAACTGCGTTTTCTATTCGCAAACAGATGTTCCCGCAATACAACAGTCATTGGATCAGTGTTCAAGCCGTCTACCCAGGTGCAGCACCGCAAGAGGTAGAAGAAGGCATTACGATTAAGATCGAGGAGTCCATGGAAGGCCTCGAAGGGATCAAACGTCTGATCACCTATTCCAACCGAGGTTATTCACAGACTTGGATTGAAGTTGATGAAAAGTACGACACCAAAGAAGTATTAGACGAAGTTAAGATGCAAGTGGACGCGGTCTCCACTTTTCCATCCGGTATGGAGCGCCCCGTAGTTCGTCACAATAAGGCGACTCAAGAAGTCATGTGGCTGTCGTTAAATGGCGATCTCAGTCCCTACGACTTAAAAGAGCTTGGTAACCGCATTCATGAAGAAATGCTGTCGTTGCCAGGCGTCAACTTAGTGCGATTTGATGGTGGTTTAGATTACGAAATTAGCGTGGAAATTAGCCCAGATAAAATGCGCGAGTATGGCCTTAGTTTCCGTGATGTGGCCAGCGCGGTACAAAGCTTTTCCGCCAATATGTCGGCCGGTCAGATCCGTTCAGAAAATGGCTACATTTCGATGCGGGTGGAAAACCAAGCCTACCGTGGTGATGAGTTCCGCCAGTTACCGCTGATAACCTTGGCCGATGGCGCACAAATTCGGTTAGGCGATGTGGCAACCATTAGAGACGGCTTTGAAGAAGGCTTACAATACTCGAAATACAACGGTAAGAATTCCTTGGTGTTTGAAGTCAGTGCCTCCAAAGATCAAGACATCACCAAAGTTGCCAACGTCATTAAAGGCTACCTAGACAGTAAAGCCGATATCCTACCCCAAGGTGTGAAACTAGAACCCTTTATTGATCTTACCTACTACTTAAATGGCCGCCTTAATATGATGTTAGAAAACATGATATGGGGTGGTATTTTAGTGATGTTAATGCTGGCCATGTTCTTACGAGTGAGATTGGCATTCTGGGTGATGATGGGGTTACCAGTGAGCTTTTTAGGTGCCTTTCTGATGATGCCGGTGGGCTTTTTAGATGTCACTATTAATTTGGCTTCACTGTTTGCCTTTATCTTAGTGCTCGGGATCGTCGTCGACGATGCCATTGTGGTGGGGGAATCCGCTCACAGTGAAATAGAAAAACACGGTCATAGCCTCGATAATGTTGTGCGCGGAGTAAAACGTGTTGCCGTACCCGCCACCTTTGGTGTGTTAACAACGGTAGCGGCATTTTTACCGCAAACTTTTGCAACTGGGCCCACAGCGGCTTTCTCTAAAGCCATTGGTGGTGTCATTATTCTGTGTTTGCTGTTTTCTTTGGTCGAGTCAAAACTGGTATTACCGGCGCACTTGGCGGCCATGAAAAATAAACCGAGCAACCCGAAAAACCCATTCCACCGCTTGCGTGAGAAAATGGATGGCGCATTGCAATCCTTTGTGGAAAACCAATATCGGCCATTTATCGCTCGTTGTCTTCACTATCGTTATACCGTGATCGTCGGCTTTTTAACTATTTTGATTGTCAGCGCCGGAATGTTCGCAGGCGGCTTGGTGAAGTTTGTTGCCAACCCGAAAATTCCCCATGATTTCCCGCGCATTGCCATTGAGATGAACTTGTCCTCGTCTGAGAATGCCACTTTGGAGTCGATTCAAAAAGTCGAACAAATGGTGCTCGATGTTGATAAGCAAATTGAACAACAATATGGCCAAAAAATGGTTCGCGATTACTTGGTTAATATGAATGGCCGTACCAATGCCAATATCATGGTGATCTTAGTCGAACCAGATTTACGTCCAATCGATACCTTTGCCTTAAGTGCCCTGTGGCGAGAGCAAATGCCACTATTACCAGGTGTTAAATCGCTAAACATCCAAGACAGTATTTCTAACAATGGACGCGATGATGGCGATATCAGCTTTAGGTTAGAAGGCAAAGATAAAGCAGAATTACGTGAAGTGGCCGCGCATTTAAAAGAGAAACTGGCAAGCCTTGAGGGGGTTGGTGACATCAATGATTCAATGCAGTCAGCAACGGATGAAGTACAACTGGAACTTAAACCGCTTGCTTACAGCCTTGGTTTAACCCTAGCGGACGTTGCTTCGCAAGTGAATTTCAGCTACTACGGATTGGAAGCACAGCGTATCTTGCGTGACGGCGAAGAAATCAAAGTGATGATCCGCTACCCACAAGATCACCGCGATAGCATCAGCGATATTCAAGATGTACGCATTGTTACGCCACAGGGCGCAGAGGTACCGCTGATTGAAGTGGCCGATGTAAAACTGGTGGATGGCGTTAACCGCATTCGTCGTGAAAACGCAAAACGCACCTTAAATGTATGGGCAGCAGTCAATACCGATGTCGCTCAGCCATTTGAAATTGCGAAACAAATTCGTGATGAATATTTACCGAGTCTGTTAAAGAACTACCCTGGTGTACAAAGTGCCATTGCTGGGCGAGTACAAGAAGAGATGGATAGCGTGGCTGAGCAAATCCGTGACTTTGCCCTGTCATTGATGATCATTTTTGCCCTACTGGCTATTCCTTTGCGCTCTTATTCACAACCATTACTGATCATGTCGGTGATCCCATTTGGTGTGGTCGGTGCGGTATTCGGACACATGGTGCTTGGCATGACCATGAGCAGCTTATCTTTCTTCGGTATTATTGCCGTGGCTGGTGTGGTGGTCAACGACTCACTAGTGATGGTTGACTTCGTTAACAAAGCAAGAGCTCAAGGTGTCAGCATTATGGATGCCGCAGTAGAGGCCGGTTGTAAGCGCTTCAGAGCGATTTTACTTACTTCACTAACCACCTTTATCGGTTTGGTGCCCATCATCTTAGAAACCAGTCTGCAGGCGCAGATTGTTATTCCAATGGCTGTCTCGTTAGCCTTTGGTGTGCTGTTCGCCACGGTGATCACCTTGGTATTGATCCCATGTCAATACGTGGCCTTAGAAGATGTTAAACGTCTTGGTCGCAAATGGTTTAAAAAAGGCGAAAGCGAGCAGCCAACTGAGGTGGTAACCAACAATTCAATTAAGTAA
- a CDS encoding efflux RND transporter periplasmic adaptor subunit, whose product MASKKQIILPIAVLSVGIAAAVAMSAMKKPPEVKPEEVVHPLVQVKSVEVKPIRLDVSSYGVVKPKYSTELVAQVSGQVISLSDKFVKGGFVNEGEVLARIDPNDYEAALIEAEASLAQASSDLEIEQAQAKVAKAQWQRITESAIEKIPSELYLRKPQLAEKLARFKAAQAAVKRAKRNLERTYIRAPYDAIVASREISLGSVVNPGNGFGTLNSVSVAEVRLPVADKELQYLPQQGVGTKVTLSAEVAGKAVSWQGTVVRSEGVIDERSRMTYLVAQVKSPYQDAAKALRFGAYINANIQGKLIANAAVVPQHLVKNGRIATLDDNQQLNYQKLNIIRQYDGHVVVDQGLESGQQLITSALDYPSQGMQLRLDSEPTSQATTQLALKEE is encoded by the coding sequence GTGGCTAGTAAAAAACAAATTATTCTCCCCATTGCGGTATTGAGTGTTGGCATAGCGGCAGCCGTTGCAATGTCTGCAATGAAAAAACCACCTGAAGTTAAACCAGAAGAGGTGGTTCACCCTTTGGTACAAGTAAAAAGCGTCGAGGTCAAACCCATTCGCCTTGATGTCTCTTCATACGGTGTAGTTAAACCTAAGTACAGCACTGAGTTGGTTGCACAAGTAAGTGGTCAAGTTATTTCGTTGTCAGATAAGTTCGTTAAAGGTGGCTTTGTCAATGAAGGCGAAGTGTTGGCACGCATCGACCCCAATGATTACGAAGCTGCGTTAATTGAAGCCGAAGCGTCCCTAGCTCAAGCCAGCTCGGATTTAGAAATCGAGCAAGCACAAGCTAAGGTAGCCAAAGCACAATGGCAGCGAATCACCGAAAGTGCCATTGAAAAAATTCCTTCCGAGCTTTACTTACGCAAACCCCAGTTGGCCGAAAAGCTAGCTCGGTTTAAAGCAGCGCAAGCCGCCGTTAAGCGCGCTAAGCGAAACCTGGAAAGAACCTACATTCGAGCCCCGTACGATGCCATTGTTGCGTCACGGGAGATCAGTTTAGGCAGCGTGGTAAATCCTGGCAATGGCTTTGGCACCCTCAACTCAGTGTCGGTGGCTGAAGTACGACTGCCCGTAGCTGACAAAGAGCTACAATATTTACCACAACAAGGGGTGGGTACTAAAGTAACCCTGAGCGCCGAAGTGGCAGGTAAAGCCGTTAGCTGGCAAGGCACTGTGGTGCGCAGTGAAGGCGTAATTGATGAAAGAAGCCGCATGACTTACTTAGTGGCGCAGGTCAAATCACCGTATCAAGATGCTGCCAAAGCCCTACGCTTTGGCGCTTACATCAACGCCAATATTCAAGGCAAGCTGATCGCCAACGCGGCAGTGGTTCCGCAGCACTTAGTTAAAAACGGCCGCATCGCCACTTTGGATGATAATCAGCAATTGAACTACCAAAAGCTTAATATCATTCGCCAATATGACGGTCATGTGGTGGTCGATCAAGGCTTGGAGTCGGGCCAACAATTGATCACTTCCGCTCTGGATTATCCATCACAGGGTATGCAACTGAGACTGGACTCAGAACCCACGTCGCAAGCAACGACTCAGTTAGCACTTAAAGAGGAATAA
- a CDS encoding YkgJ family cysteine cluster protein, translating to MDCRLGCGACCIAPSISTPIPGMPNGKPAGVRCVQLNDDNLCRLFGKPERPKVCLQFKAMKDVCGDSNSQAFAIITELEAAT from the coding sequence ATGGACTGTAGATTAGGCTGTGGTGCATGTTGCATCGCACCAAGTATTTCCACGCCGATACCCGGTATGCCCAATGGTAAGCCCGCTGGCGTTCGTTGTGTTCAACTTAATGACGATAATTTGTGCCGTTTATTCGGTAAACCAGAGCGACCTAAGGTGTGTTTGCAATTTAAAGCCATGAAAGACGTATGTGGTGACAGCAATAGTCAGGCGTTCGCAATCATTACTGAGTTAGAAGCTGCAACATAA
- the rsmF gene encoding 16S rRNA (cytosine(1407)-C(5))-methyltransferase RsmF, which translates to MDPSTYIPDDFIADVETYIPEHLSISDFLSACRSPLRRAVRVNTLKMSVAEFLDYCQQRQWQAEPIPWCPEGFWITRSEEEEANLAIGNTDIHLSGCIYIQEASSMLPPEALREEISATQLNLDMASAPGSKTTQLAAFMNGSGVLVANELSSSRLKALAANSKRMGVANVALSHFDGAVFGEYMHECFDNILLDAPCSGEGTVRKDANALKNWSIASNQDIAVVQKRLIDSAFQALKPGGTLVYSTCTLTPLENQQVCQYLIEEYGDALEVINLSNLFADAEQATTVEGYLHVWPQLFDSEGFFIAKFKKLRSVAARVEKHKKGAFPFTPLAAKAQKLLQTQLQKQFAIDALPGTLMSRDKEIWLFPDGFEAIANKIKYARIGVQIGVSHNNGVRFQHELATCFGHLASRNTLALSAAQAKDYFNGKDIRLDEVTKQTGEVIITLCNTPVGLGKWQKNKVKNSLPRDLVRDDLLITWV; encoded by the coding sequence GTGGATCCATCAACTTACATACCCGACGACTTCATTGCCGATGTCGAAACCTATATTCCTGAACACCTTAGTATCAGCGACTTCCTTAGCGCCTGTCGCTCACCATTACGCCGTGCTGTTCGAGTAAATACCTTGAAGATGTCTGTGGCTGAGTTTTTGGACTATTGTCAACAGCGCCAATGGCAAGCCGAGCCAATCCCTTGGTGCCCAGAAGGCTTTTGGATTACCCGCAGTGAAGAAGAGGAAGCCAACTTGGCCATCGGTAACACCGACATTCACTTAAGTGGCTGCATCTACATCCAAGAAGCCAGTTCAATGCTGCCACCTGAGGCATTGCGTGAAGAAATAAGCGCAACACAATTAAATTTGGATATGGCCTCGGCCCCGGGCTCTAAAACCACCCAGTTAGCGGCCTTTATGAACGGCAGCGGCGTGCTTGTTGCCAATGAGTTATCATCATCACGCTTGAAAGCGCTCGCAGCGAACAGCAAACGCATGGGGGTAGCCAATGTCGCGCTATCGCATTTTGATGGTGCTGTGTTTGGTGAATACATGCATGAATGTTTCGACAACATTTTACTCGATGCGCCTTGTTCAGGTGAAGGTACCGTGCGCAAAGATGCGAATGCGTTAAAAAATTGGTCGATTGCTTCCAACCAAGACATTGCTGTGGTGCAAAAACGTCTCATTGATAGCGCTTTTCAAGCCTTAAAACCTGGCGGCACTCTGGTTTACTCAACCTGTACCCTCACCCCTTTAGAGAACCAACAAGTTTGCCAATACCTTATTGAAGAATATGGCGACGCTCTAGAAGTCATTAACTTAAGTAATCTCTTTGCTGATGCCGAGCAAGCCACTACCGTAGAAGGTTACTTGCATGTATGGCCACAGTTATTTGATAGTGAGGGGTTTTTTATTGCCAAATTTAAAAAGCTTCGCTCGGTTGCGGCGCGCGTAGAAAAACACAAAAAAGGCGCCTTTCCTTTTACGCCATTAGCAGCAAAAGCGCAGAAATTACTGCAAACCCAACTGCAAAAGCAATTCGCCATTGATGCCTTACCTGGCACCTTAATGTCACGGGATAAAGAAATCTGGCTATTCCCTGATGGATTTGAGGCCATTGCCAACAAAATAAAATACGCTCGCATTGGGGTGCAAATTGGCGTAAGTCATAATAATGGTGTCCGTTTTCAGCATGAGCTGGCTACCTGTTTTGGCCATTTGGCAAGTCGCAACACCCTCGCGCTTAGCGCTGCTCAAGCAAAAGACTATTTTAATGGTAAAGACATTCGCCTTGACGAAGTGACTAAGCAAACCGGTGAGGTGATCATCACACTTTGCAACACCCCAGTTGGGCTTGGTAAGTGGCAGAAGAACAAAGTAAAAAACAGCTTACCTCGGGATCTTGTTCGTGATGATCTGTTGATAACTTGGGTATAA
- a CDS encoding sigma-54 interaction domain-containing protein: MSVIKQFLADPKLLLNAVGEGIYGFDLSGNAVFINPAAERMTGWKSAELLGKKIHQYHHHSHADGSAYPADECNIYKTMFDGKTRQVKNEVFWRKDGSSFPVEYTSTPIYSDGQIIGAVAIFRDVSQQHKVESELKSALNKVHELSEQLKDENAYLLETLNEDWQEAGLVGHSAIFQTMLAQLELVSQTDSTVLILGENGTGKELVARNLHRLSTRAEQPFVKVNCAAFSPTLIESELFGHEKGAFTGANERRKGRFELAHGGTLFLDEIGELPLEAQSKLLRVLQEREFERVGGSQTIAVDIRVVAATNRDLWQMVEQGKFRMDLYYRLNVFPIQVPALRERIEDIPQLANNLIVQLNKKLGKQLRGISKSAINALQAYNWPGNIRELQNVLEREAILAKGRLIELTQSLGTEIPQQIADDLTLEQAQAEHILKVVELCNGKIAGANGAAQKLGLPESTLRSKMKKLKIR, encoded by the coding sequence ATGTCTGTTATTAAACAATTTTTGGCCGATCCTAAATTGCTGCTTAATGCGGTGGGCGAAGGCATATATGGCTTTGATTTAAGTGGCAACGCCGTTTTTATCAACCCGGCAGCCGAGCGCATGACAGGGTGGAAAAGTGCTGAATTATTGGGGAAAAAAATCCACCAATATCACCATCATAGTCATGCCGATGGCAGCGCGTATCCTGCCGATGAGTGCAATATCTATAAGACCATGTTTGATGGCAAAACCAGACAAGTAAAAAACGAAGTGTTTTGGCGCAAAGATGGCAGCAGCTTTCCGGTGGAATACACCTCCACGCCCATTTACAGCGACGGTCAAATTATCGGTGCTGTCGCGATATTTCGCGATGTGTCTCAACAGCATAAGGTCGAGTCTGAACTCAAGTCCGCATTAAACAAGGTACATGAGCTTAGCGAGCAATTAAAAGATGAGAACGCCTACTTGCTAGAAACCCTGAATGAAGACTGGCAGGAGGCGGGTTTAGTGGGGCACAGTGCCATTTTTCAAACCATGCTGGCGCAACTAGAGCTCGTCAGTCAAACCGACAGTACCGTGCTTATTCTCGGTGAAAATGGCACCGGGAAAGAGTTAGTGGCTAGAAATTTACACCGCCTGAGCACGCGAGCAGAGCAACCCTTTGTAAAAGTGAACTGTGCGGCTTTTTCACCCACCTTGATTGAATCAGAGCTGTTTGGTCACGAAAAAGGAGCCTTTACCGGAGCGAACGAACGCCGTAAAGGGCGTTTTGAGTTGGCTCATGGCGGCACATTATTTCTTGATGAAATTGGCGAGTTGCCACTGGAAGCCCAAAGTAAGCTGCTCAGAGTGTTGCAAGAGCGCGAGTTTGAACGGGTAGGGGGAAGTCAGACAATTGCCGTTGATATTCGGGTGGTTGCCGCCACAAACCGCGACCTTTGGCAGATGGTAGAGCAAGGCAAATTTAGGATGGACTTGTATTACCGTTTAAATGTCTTTCCCATTCAGGTTCCGGCGTTGCGCGAACGCATTGAAGATATTCCGCAATTAGCCAATAACCTTATTGTGCAATTGAATAAAAAGTTGGGTAAGCAGTTACGAGGTATAAGTAAGAGCGCCATCAACGCGCTGCAGGCTTATAATTGGCCTGGCAACATAAGAGAGCTACAAAACGTGCTAGAGCGTGAAGCGATATTGGCAAAAGGTCGGCTAATCGAGCTGACTCAGTCGTTAGGGACCGAGATACCCCAGCAAATAGCGGACGATCTCACCTTAGAGCAAGCGCAAGCAGAACACATTTTAAAAGTGGTGGAATTGTGTAACGGCAAAATTGCAGGTGCTAATGGCGCGGCGCAAAAACTAGGATTACCTGAGAGTACATTACGCTCGAAAATGAAGAAATTAAAAATACGTTAA
- the ccoG gene encoding cytochrome c oxidase accessory protein CcoG: MKFDIKEEDMIIKPYKQEGPIYVREQKGFFQKIRRNLGWFLMLTFILIPWIPYHGQQAVLFDVGSQQFRVFGATFLPQDFMILAWIFMAGAFALFFVTAWLGRVWCGYTCPQTIWMLMFTWVEHRIEGSRNQRIKLDKSSWDAKKWAKKLAKHSAWLVISVLTATTFMTYFVPAKTLYLEMITLEWSGIISFWVFLFALCTYGNAGFLREKMCTVACPYSRFQSVMFDKDTLVVSYDSERGENRGRRKRKEDPKALGLGDCVDCNLCVEVCPAGIDIRNGLQYECINCGLCIDACNDTMAKFGYEPNLIQYQSENQQAGLKTNPLRLKIVGYGAITVALFAIMIIWAFNRTPIEASVIRDRNALYRVNYEGLVENPYTLSVINKTQQTMSYSISLSGLPNATLTAPEATKIAAGDMALIPVTVIADGYELKRKSTPIEFTISSDQEASIVITKSSYFYKN; this comes from the coding sequence ATGAAGTTTGATATCAAAGAAGAAGACATGATAATTAAGCCCTACAAACAAGAGGGGCCCATTTATGTAAGGGAGCAGAAAGGCTTTTTTCAGAAAATCAGAAGGAACTTAGGCTGGTTCTTGATGCTCACTTTTATTCTCATTCCTTGGATCCCCTATCATGGCCAGCAAGCCGTATTATTTGATGTCGGTTCGCAGCAATTCAGAGTGTTCGGAGCCACTTTTCTACCACAAGATTTTATGATCTTAGCCTGGATTTTTATGGCTGGTGCGTTCGCACTGTTTTTTGTGACTGCATGGCTTGGGCGCGTTTGGTGTGGTTACACCTGCCCGCAAACCATCTGGATGTTAATGTTTACTTGGGTAGAGCACCGTATTGAGGGCAGCAGAAATCAGCGCATTAAGTTAGATAAATCCAGTTGGGATGCTAAAAAATGGGCCAAAAAGCTCGCTAAGCATAGCGCTTGGCTGGTTATCTCTGTGTTAACTGCGACCACATTTATGACCTATTTTGTGCCTGCAAAAACCCTGTATCTAGAAATGATTACGCTTGAGTGGTCAGGTATTATCAGCTTTTGGGTGTTTTTATTTGCCCTGTGTACTTATGGTAACGCCGGCTTTTTACGTGAAAAAATGTGCACCGTTGCTTGCCCTTATTCACGCTTTCAATCGGTGATGTTCGATAAAGACACCCTAGTTGTGAGTTATGATAGTGAGCGCGGTGAAAACCGTGGCCGCCGTAAGCGTAAAGAAGACCCTAAAGCGCTGGGTTTAGGTGATTGCGTCGATTGTAACCTCTGTGTTGAAGTATGCCCTGCAGGTATCGATATTCGTAACGGCCTGCAGTATGAATGCATCAACTGTGGTCTGTGCATCGATGCTTGTAACGACACCATGGCAAAATTTGGTTATGAGCCGAACTTAATCCAATACCAGAGTGAAAACCAACAAGCGGGGTTAAAAACCAATCCACTGCGATTAAAAATTGTCGGTTATGGTGCCATTACTGTGGCGCTGTTTGCCATTATGATTATTTGGGCTTTTAATCGCACTCCCATTGAGGCTTCCGTGATCCGAGACCGCAATGCACTGTATCGGGTTAATTATGAAGGCTTGGTAGAAAACCCCTACACCTTAAGTGTTATTAATAAAACCCAGCAAACCATGTCGTACAGCATTAGTTTATCGGGTTTACCGAATGCCACGTTAACCGCGCCAGAAGCAACAAAAATTGCCGCAGGTGACATGGCACTCATTCCGGTGACGGTGATTGCAGATGGCTATGAGCTTAAGCGTAAATCAACGCCGATTGAGTTTACCATCTCTTCCGATCAGGAGGCGTCAATCGTCATTACTAAGTCTTCGTACTTTTATAAAAACTAG